Proteins encoded together in one Microbacterium sp. zg-Y625 window:
- a CDS encoding acyl-CoA dehydrogenase family protein — MTLDYGEPSNVTALRAELQDLVSQHIPAGFLGAFTRDPADLAVTERFSRELGARRLLTLAWPTEHGGRSADVLSQTAMREEMWAAHEPRGAQYMGLNWVGPVIMRHGTAQQRAEHLPRIASGEVIWCQGFSEPGAGSDLPALRTRATRVEGGWRISGQKVWTSYASMAQWCFLLARTGNAADRKQGITVFLLDMDQPGVEVRPISAMLGPHHLNEVYFDEAWVPEDAVLGDVDGGWGVVMDVLSFERIGIARYARCESLLRAAPDALGAAWEKLPASLRERWAAVMVRTRQVRLLAYRLLLTAQADAPPIGDTALYRVAVTSLDQEVAEVLMEIVENAGLGTSDPDAAFAREVEDHWRYAQASTVASGTLEINKNAAARQLVRP, encoded by the coding sequence ATGACGCTCGACTACGGTGAACCGAGCAACGTCACCGCGCTGCGCGCCGAGTTGCAGGACCTCGTCTCGCAGCACATACCGGCCGGGTTCCTGGGCGCGTTCACGCGCGACCCCGCAGATCTGGCCGTCACGGAGCGCTTCAGTCGTGAGCTCGGTGCACGCCGCCTGCTGACTCTGGCATGGCCGACCGAGCACGGGGGGCGCTCCGCCGACGTGCTGTCGCAGACGGCGATGCGTGAGGAGATGTGGGCGGCGCACGAGCCGCGGGGTGCGCAATACATGGGGCTGAACTGGGTGGGTCCGGTGATCATGCGGCACGGCACGGCGCAGCAGCGCGCTGAGCACCTGCCCCGCATCGCCTCCGGGGAGGTCATCTGGTGCCAGGGGTTCAGCGAGCCCGGTGCCGGTTCCGACCTTCCCGCGCTGCGGACCCGCGCCACCCGCGTCGAAGGTGGTTGGCGCATCTCGGGGCAGAAGGTCTGGACCTCTTACGCGAGCATGGCCCAGTGGTGTTTCCTCCTCGCGCGCACGGGGAACGCGGCCGATCGGAAACAGGGCATCACGGTGTTCCTGCTGGACATGGACCAGCCCGGCGTCGAGGTGCGCCCGATCAGCGCGATGCTGGGCCCCCACCACCTCAACGAGGTCTACTTCGACGAGGCCTGGGTGCCGGAGGACGCGGTGCTCGGAGACGTGGACGGCGGGTGGGGTGTCGTCATGGACGTGCTGAGTTTCGAGCGGATCGGCATCGCCCGGTACGCGCGCTGCGAGAGCCTGCTGCGCGCGGCTCCCGACGCGCTGGGCGCTGCGTGGGAGAAGCTCCCCGCGTCCCTGCGGGAGCGTTGGGCGGCCGTGATGGTGCGCACCCGTCAGGTGCGGCTGCTCGCCTACCGCCTGCTGCTCACTGCGCAGGCCGATGCGCCGCCGATCGGCGACACCGCGCTTTACCGCGTCGCCGTCACATCCCTGGACCAGGAGGTTGCCGAGGTGCTCATGGAGATCGTCGAGAACGCGGGGCTCGGCACGAGCGACCCCGACGCCGCATTCGCCCGGGAGGTGGAGGATCACTGGCGCTACGCCCAGGCATCGACCGTCGCGTCCGGCACCCTTGAGATCAACAAGAACGCTGCTGCGCGGCAGCTGGTGCGCCCGTGA
- a CDS encoding DUF4286 family protein — protein MATSILVVHSRPVEGSEDQFNAWYSDVHLPEVLQVEGFVAARRFRFVPAAGEQPPGGLPYLAIYEVAEGRLEQARAALAAALDRSRRAVSEGRAPELAVSRTLDRGFWTAWYEPAEAGRVGG, from the coding sequence ATGGCCACATCGATCTTGGTGGTGCACTCGCGGCCCGTCGAGGGCAGCGAAGACCAATTCAATGCGTGGTACTCCGACGTGCACCTCCCCGAGGTGCTCCAGGTCGAGGGCTTCGTCGCCGCCCGGCGTTTCCGGTTCGTGCCGGCAGCGGGCGAACAGCCGCCCGGGGGCTTGCCCTACCTTGCGATCTACGAGGTCGCCGAGGGGCGGCTCGAGCAAGCTCGCGCGGCCCTCGCGGCGGCCCTCGACCGCTCGCGTCGGGCCGTATCGGAAGGGCGCGCTCCCGAGCTCGCCGTGAGCAGGACGCTCGACCGTGGGTTCTGGACCGCGTGGTACGAACCCGCAGAGGCCGGCCGGGTGGGCGGGTGA
- a CDS encoding enoyl-CoA hydratase/isomerase family protein: MTRTTDFRSEVVDLRVDDHIALVTLNRPASANALDEHLIRDLGDLWRTVAADRSIRCVVLTGAGRHFCAGADVSLLASDRTDVGKDADEELSFLPGGVVDVPVIVAVNGTCAGGGLHFVADADIAIASDGARFIDPHVSVGQVSGIEPVELMTLMRRDRAVRMALLGRHEVVDALTARDSGLISEVLAADDLLAHALDLARKVCSGSPAAVRHTRRVIRAYLADSVRGHRDLGWELVQRHWTHPDSKEGPAAFQQKREPHWVD, encoded by the coding sequence ATGACCCGTACGACAGACTTCCGCAGCGAGGTCGTGGACCTGCGCGTCGACGACCACATCGCCCTCGTCACACTGAACCGGCCGGCCAGCGCCAACGCCCTCGACGAGCACCTCATCCGAGACCTCGGCGATCTGTGGCGCACGGTCGCGGCTGACCGCAGCATCCGCTGCGTCGTCCTCACGGGCGCCGGTCGTCACTTCTGTGCAGGGGCGGACGTGAGCCTGCTCGCGTCGGATCGCACCGACGTCGGCAAGGACGCCGACGAGGAGTTGTCCTTCCTGCCCGGCGGCGTGGTCGACGTCCCGGTCATCGTCGCCGTCAACGGCACCTGCGCAGGCGGCGGGTTGCACTTCGTCGCGGACGCGGACATCGCGATCGCTTCAGACGGGGCCCGGTTCATCGACCCGCATGTGAGCGTGGGCCAGGTCAGCGGCATCGAACCGGTCGAACTCATGACGCTGATGCGGCGCGATCGGGCCGTGCGCATGGCCCTGCTGGGGCGACACGAAGTCGTAGACGCACTGACGGCCCGGGACAGCGGGTTGATCTCCGAGGTGCTTGCGGCCGACGATCTGCTCGCGCACGCCCTCGACCTCGCCAGAAAAGTGTGCAGCGGGTCGCCGGCAGCCGTCCGGCACACGCGGCGCGTCATCCGCGCCTATCTCGCCGACTCCGTCCGCGGTCACCGCGACCTGGGGTGGGAGCTGGTGCAGCGGCATTGGACGCACCCTGACTCGAAGGAGGGTCCGGCGGCCTTCCAGCAGAAGCGCGAACCGCACTGGGTGGACTGA
- a CDS encoding thiolase family protein has protein sequence MENAVLVDAIRTPSGRGKPGGALSGIHPADLLAELLVTLRERNGLDSAQVDDVLVGCVSQVGDQSTNIARGAVLSAGFDVTVPATTIDRQCGSSQQAATFAAQGIMAGGYDIVIAAGVESMSRVPLGAAARGGSPAGSRLTSRFPDGLVNQGVSAELIAKKWGLSRDVLDRFAAESHRRAAAATETGAFAAEILPIMVAGPDGDRILDRDETVRASTTAEGLAALQPSFRTEEMERRFPDLEWAIHPGNSSPLTDGASAVLIMSESAAQRLGVRPRARFHSFAVVGDDPLYMLTGPIPATHRILERSGLAIGDIDAFEVNEAFASVPLAWAAEFDVDPSRLNPRGGAIALGHPLGASGTRLLTTMLHHLEATGGRFGLQTMCEGGGMANATIIERL, from the coding sequence ATGGAGAACGCCGTCCTCGTAGACGCGATCCGCACACCCTCGGGAAGGGGTAAGCCGGGAGGAGCGCTGTCGGGTATCCACCCGGCCGACCTGCTCGCCGAGCTGCTCGTGACACTGCGGGAGCGCAACGGCCTCGACTCCGCCCAGGTCGACGACGTGCTCGTGGGCTGCGTGAGTCAGGTCGGCGACCAGAGCACGAACATCGCCCGGGGCGCCGTGCTGTCGGCCGGCTTCGATGTGACCGTCCCTGCCACGACGATCGACCGCCAGTGCGGCTCGAGTCAGCAGGCGGCGACCTTCGCAGCGCAGGGCATCATGGCCGGCGGATACGACATCGTCATCGCTGCCGGCGTCGAGTCGATGAGCCGCGTGCCCCTGGGAGCCGCGGCACGGGGCGGCTCGCCGGCCGGAAGCCGTCTCACGAGCCGATTCCCCGACGGGCTGGTCAACCAGGGCGTCTCAGCCGAGCTGATAGCGAAGAAGTGGGGCCTGAGCCGTGACGTGCTGGACCGGTTCGCCGCCGAGTCGCACCGCCGCGCCGCGGCGGCGACGGAGACGGGGGCCTTCGCTGCGGAGATTCTGCCGATCATGGTGGCTGGGCCCGACGGCGACCGCATCCTCGATCGCGACGAGACGGTGCGGGCATCCACGACGGCCGAGGGCCTGGCGGCGCTGCAACCGTCCTTCCGCACCGAGGAGATGGAGCGGCGTTTCCCCGACCTCGAATGGGCCATACATCCGGGCAACTCCTCGCCGCTCACGGACGGGGCTTCTGCAGTGCTCATCATGAGCGAGAGTGCCGCGCAGCGCCTGGGTGTGCGCCCGCGTGCCCGGTTCCACAGCTTCGCGGTGGTGGGAGACGACCCCTTGTACATGCTCACCGGCCCGATCCCTGCAACGCACCGCATCCTCGAGCGGTCGGGCCTGGCCATCGGCGACATCGACGCATTCGAGGTCAACGAGGCTTTCGCGTCGGTCCCGCTTGCCTGGGCGGCCGAGTTCGACGTCGACCCGTCGAGGCTCAACCCCCGCGGCGGCGCGATCGCCCTGGGGCATCCGCTGGGGGCGTCGGGTACGCGCCTGCTGACGACGATGCTCCACCATCTGGAGGCGACGGGCGGTCGCTTCGGGCTGCAGACCATGTGCGAGGGCGGCGGGATGGCCAACGCGACCATCATCGAACGCCTCTGA
- a CDS encoding enoyl-CoA hydratase/isomerase family protein, with product MSGAVGRVRSFHDGDIFRVTLNRPEAGNAVDIDMALALQDAVAAGEASGAAVMVLDAAGGVFCAGGDVAAMARASDPGRFLERLAGAMHAALESMARSPLFVVAAVDGAAAGGGFGLALTADYLIATPRARFLTAYAAVGLTPDSGVSSLLARSVGMHRALALAATGRVLAAEEARDWGIVSEIVASEDLTEVAARRAGGLARTAGPALGETKRLIREAAETMYSVQLVEEQRTIGRAADTVHAQERLRGFLNRDALARAAPTSEQGV from the coding sequence GTGTCGGGGGCCGTGGGGCGCGTGCGCTCCTTCCACGACGGAGACATCTTCCGAGTCACGCTGAACCGTCCGGAGGCGGGCAACGCCGTTGACATCGATATGGCGCTCGCCCTGCAGGATGCGGTCGCGGCGGGCGAGGCATCCGGCGCCGCGGTGATGGTGTTGGATGCCGCGGGTGGGGTGTTCTGCGCCGGTGGCGACGTCGCCGCCATGGCGCGTGCGTCCGATCCTGGGCGCTTCCTCGAACGCCTGGCCGGCGCGATGCACGCCGCCCTCGAGTCCATGGCGCGATCGCCACTATTCGTGGTGGCGGCGGTCGACGGCGCGGCCGCCGGCGGAGGGTTCGGGCTCGCGCTCACGGCGGACTACCTCATCGCGACGCCGCGGGCGCGCTTCCTCACGGCGTATGCGGCCGTCGGCCTGACGCCGGACAGCGGGGTTTCGTCGCTGCTGGCACGCAGCGTGGGGATGCATCGCGCGCTGGCGCTCGCCGCCACGGGACGCGTGCTAGCGGCAGAAGAGGCACGAGACTGGGGGATCGTGTCCGAGATCGTCGCGTCCGAAGACCTCACGGAGGTGGCCGCGAGGCGCGCCGGTGGTCTCGCGCGCACCGCCGGGCCTGCGCTTGGGGAGACCAAGCGGCTCATCCGTGAGGCGGCCGAAACGATGTACTCGGTGCAGCTCGTCGAGGAGCAGCGCACGATCGGCCGTGCGGCCGACACGGTACACGCCCAGGAGCGCCTCCGTGGGTTCTTGAACCGCGATGCTCTTGCCCGGGCAGCACCGACGAGCGAACAGGGAGTCTGA
- a CDS encoding SDR family NAD(P)-dependent oxidoreductase: MKVDAITAVVTGAASGLGAATADALVTRGAEVLGLDLPSQIEKARPREGVRLVAADVTSEQEVADALASVPSGRPLRVVVNCAGIAPARRILSSKGAHELDLFRRALEINTLGTFNVMRLAAEVIARTAPDEHGQRGVIINTASVAAYEGQIGQIAYSASKGAVVGMTVPAARDLARSGIRVNTIAPGIVDTPMLASLGPEVGASLAAGIPFPQRLARPDEFAQLALMLIDHDYLNGEVVRMDGALRMQPQ, encoded by the coding sequence ATGAAGGTCGACGCGATCACCGCCGTCGTCACCGGAGCCGCCTCCGGCCTTGGAGCCGCCACCGCCGACGCGCTCGTCACGCGAGGTGCGGAGGTCCTGGGGCTGGATCTCCCGTCGCAGATCGAGAAGGCGCGCCCGCGCGAGGGCGTCCGTCTCGTCGCCGCGGACGTCACAAGTGAGCAAGAGGTGGCTGACGCGCTTGCCTCCGTGCCCTCCGGACGCCCCCTGCGCGTCGTGGTGAACTGCGCCGGAATCGCTCCAGCGCGCCGCATTCTCTCGTCCAAGGGCGCGCATGAGCTGGACCTGTTCCGCCGCGCCCTGGAGATCAACACCCTCGGCACCTTCAACGTCATGCGTTTGGCGGCAGAGGTGATCGCCCGCACTGCGCCAGACGAGCACGGGCAACGCGGCGTAATCATCAACACGGCCTCGGTCGCCGCGTACGAGGGTCAGATCGGGCAGATCGCGTACTCGGCTTCGAAGGGTGCGGTGGTCGGCATGACGGTTCCCGCCGCGCGAGACCTTGCCCGTTCCGGTATCCGCGTCAACACGATCGCGCCGGGCATCGTCGACACGCCCATGCTCGCCTCCCTCGGCCCTGAGGTGGGCGCATCGCTCGCCGCCGGCATCCCATTCCCGCAGCGACTGGCTCGCCCCGACGAGTTCGCCCAGCTCGCGCTGATGCTCATCGATCACGACTATCTCAACGGCGAAGTCGTCCGCATGGACGGCGCTTTGCGGATGCAGCCCCAGTGA
- a CDS encoding NAD(P)H-dependent flavin oxidoreductase, which produces MIRTPFTDTFGVEHPILCGGMTGLGTAELISAVANAGALGFLTALTQPTPEALAAEIARTRDLTDKPFGVNLTILPTINPVPYDEYRAAIIESGVRIVETAGSSPAPHMPDFDAAGVQVIHKATSVRHALSAAKNGVAAVSIDGFECAGHPGEDDVPGLVLIPAAVRALDIPVIASGGIATGSGLAAALALGACAVNMGTRFVATTEAPVHDNVKRQIVANTERDTVLVFRAFHNSARVARNSISEQIVQLEKRPGSSFADVAALASGARGRERVLGNGQMEDGLWWAGQTQGLIHEIDTVANVVGGIVREAEEIIRHRLAGLVAAAPSLA; this is translated from the coding sequence ATGATCCGAACTCCGTTCACCGACACATTCGGCGTCGAGCACCCCATCCTCTGCGGTGGGATGACAGGCTTGGGTACGGCAGAACTCATCTCGGCGGTGGCGAACGCCGGGGCCCTCGGGTTCCTCACGGCGCTGACCCAGCCGACGCCTGAGGCGCTCGCCGCCGAGATCGCCCGCACCCGCGATCTCACAGACAAGCCATTCGGCGTCAACCTCACGATTCTGCCCACGATCAACCCGGTCCCGTACGACGAGTACCGCGCCGCCATCATCGAATCCGGCGTGCGTATCGTCGAGACAGCCGGATCCAGCCCCGCGCCCCACATGCCGGATTTCGACGCCGCTGGGGTGCAGGTCATCCACAAGGCCACCAGCGTGCGTCATGCCCTGTCCGCCGCCAAGAACGGAGTCGCGGCCGTCAGTATCGACGGTTTCGAGTGTGCGGGGCACCCCGGTGAAGACGACGTTCCCGGCCTCGTCCTCATTCCTGCAGCTGTTCGGGCGCTCGATATCCCCGTCATCGCCAGCGGCGGGATCGCGACCGGCAGCGGCCTCGCGGCCGCGCTCGCGCTTGGGGCGTGCGCCGTGAACATGGGAACGCGTTTCGTCGCCACGACGGAAGCTCCCGTCCACGACAACGTCAAGCGGCAGATCGTCGCCAACACCGAGCGCGATACCGTCCTCGTCTTCCGCGCGTTCCACAACTCCGCGCGCGTGGCGCGCAACTCGATCTCCGAGCAGATCGTGCAGCTCGAGAAGCGCCCCGGCTCAAGTTTCGCCGACGTGGCGGCCTTAGCCTCCGGGGCTCGGGGTCGCGAGCGGGTCCTCGGCAACGGGCAGATGGAGGATGGGCTGTGGTGGGCCGGACAGACCCAGGGGCTCATCCACGAGATCGACACCGTCGCCAACGTCGTGGGCGGCATCGTGCGCGAGGCGGAGGAGATCATCCGGCACCGTCTGGCCGGGCTCGTTGCGGCGGCCCCCTCCCTGGCGTGA
- a CDS encoding acyl-CoA dehydrogenase family protein, protein MSARRLSLDDTADALFELTDSIARRELVPRAAAAERDGKFPRDVFLALGRAGLLSLPYPEEYGGAAQPAETYLQVFEQIGAAWASIGVGVSVHALACFPMVNYGTEAQKQRWLPDMLSGERLGAYCLSEPHAGSDPSAMRTKAVRDADHYVIRGAKAWTTHGGHADFYTVMARTSENGGKGISCFFVPADTPGLSAASPEQKMGLTGSTTATMNFDDVRIPAENRIGEEGQGLAIAFAALDSGRLGIAAVATGLGQAALDLSVEYARTRETFGKPIIDHDGLGFLLADMDAAVSSARAMYLAAARLKDRGQAFSHDASIAKLVATDNAMKVAVDAVQVLGGAGYTRDFPAERYMREAKVMQIFEGTNQIQRLVIARHLRRA, encoded by the coding sequence ATGTCGGCTCGCCGCCTCAGCCTCGACGACACCGCGGATGCCCTCTTCGAACTGACCGACTCCATCGCCCGCCGCGAACTCGTGCCGCGGGCGGCCGCGGCCGAGCGCGACGGAAAGTTCCCCAGGGATGTCTTCCTCGCCCTGGGCCGCGCCGGGCTGCTGAGCCTGCCCTACCCGGAGGAATACGGGGGCGCCGCCCAGCCCGCCGAGACGTATCTGCAGGTGTTCGAGCAGATCGGCGCCGCGTGGGCGAGTATCGGCGTCGGGGTGAGCGTGCATGCCCTCGCGTGCTTCCCGATGGTGAACTACGGCACGGAGGCGCAGAAGCAGCGCTGGCTGCCCGACATGCTCTCCGGCGAGCGACTCGGTGCCTACTGCCTGAGCGAGCCCCACGCCGGCTCCGACCCGTCTGCCATGCGCACCAAGGCGGTGCGCGACGCCGACCACTACGTCATCCGCGGGGCGAAGGCCTGGACCACGCACGGTGGGCACGCCGACTTCTACACCGTGATGGCACGTACGTCCGAGAACGGCGGGAAGGGCATCTCCTGCTTCTTCGTCCCCGCAGACACCCCGGGACTGTCGGCAGCCTCCCCCGAACAGAAGATGGGTCTCACCGGATCGACGACGGCGACCATGAACTTCGATGACGTGCGCATACCCGCCGAGAACCGCATCGGCGAGGAGGGGCAAGGACTGGCGATCGCGTTCGCGGCACTGGATTCCGGCCGCTTGGGCATCGCGGCCGTGGCCACTGGGCTAGGACAGGCGGCGCTGGACCTCTCGGTCGAGTACGCCCGCACGCGGGAGACCTTCGGCAAGCCGATCATCGACCACGACGGGCTCGGGTTCTTGCTCGCCGACATGGATGCCGCCGTCTCCTCCGCTCGCGCGATGTATCTGGCCGCCGCGCGGCTGAAGGACCGGGGGCAGGCGTTCAGCCACGACGCGTCCATCGCGAAACTGGTCGCGACCGACAACGCCATGAAGGTCGCCGTCGACGCCGTGCAGGTGCTGGGCGGCGCTGGGTACACCCGCGACTTCCCCGCCGAGCGCTACATGCGGGAGGCGAAGGTCATGCAGATCTTCGAGGGCACGAATCAGATCCAGCGCCTGGTGATCGCGCGTCATCTGCGCCGGGCGTGA
- a CDS encoding MurR/RpiR family transcriptional regulator: MDVLLRVRQALDRLSASERRVAETVLADPDALRTSTIMGLAQASGASQSTVARFCQSLGYPGFREFRLEVATALSRDEAQLVRFDIAGGEITPGDTVTDIIAKIAFQEVQAIEDTAQFLDTEAVTRAVEAIRRATRIELYGAGSSSLTAQDLHQKLSRIGKPAGVAVDVHLALVQAALLGEGSVAIGVSFRGETRETLDFLAAARDAGAVTVGITNAAASSLDDVCDIVLRTSVRESRYRSGAMASRIAQLALVDMLFVLVLQQDFPQMTERLRRTYDAVSSRRPGRSAGEHG, encoded by the coding sequence ATGGATGTGCTCCTGCGGGTGCGGCAGGCGCTCGATCGGCTGAGCGCATCGGAACGGCGGGTCGCCGAGACGGTGCTGGCCGACCCCGACGCACTGCGGACATCGACGATCATGGGGCTCGCGCAGGCCAGTGGGGCCTCTCAGTCCACGGTCGCGCGGTTCTGCCAGAGCCTCGGCTACCCCGGCTTCCGCGAATTCCGGCTCGAGGTGGCGACCGCACTCAGCCGCGATGAAGCGCAGCTCGTGCGCTTCGACATCGCCGGAGGAGAGATCACCCCCGGCGACACGGTCACCGACATCATCGCGAAGATCGCTTTCCAGGAGGTGCAGGCGATCGAGGATACCGCTCAGTTCCTCGACACCGAGGCCGTCACGCGTGCTGTGGAGGCCATTCGGCGCGCGACGCGCATCGAGCTGTACGGGGCCGGCTCCTCGTCGCTGACCGCGCAGGACCTGCACCAGAAGCTCAGCCGCATCGGGAAGCCCGCAGGTGTGGCTGTCGACGTCCACCTGGCGCTCGTGCAGGCTGCGCTGCTGGGCGAGGGGTCGGTGGCGATCGGCGTCTCCTTCCGCGGCGAGACGCGCGAGACCCTGGACTTCCTCGCCGCGGCGCGGGACGCCGGGGCCGTCACGGTGGGCATCACCAACGCCGCGGCGTCATCGCTGGACGACGTGTGCGACATCGTGCTGCGCACGAGCGTGCGGGAGAGCCGCTACCGTAGCGGCGCGATGGCGAGCCGCATCGCGCAGCTCGCGCTCGTCGACATGCTCTTCGTGCTGGTTCTGCAGCAGGACTTCCCGCAGATGACCGAGCGGCTGCGGCGCACCTACGACGCGGTCAGCTCCCGTCGTCCCGGTCGGTCGGCGGGCGAGCACGGCTGA
- the murQ gene encoding N-acetylmuramic acid 6-phosphate etherase: MTDVDALGRELSGLVTEGVDPQFAALDLMSTPELVAAMISHTRDVTAALDVAADAIGRAVDLAAERMARGGRLLYVGAGTPGRLGILDASEIPPTFGEPADRVVGIIAGGPAAVTTAVENAEDDAPAGAADLEAAAVGPDDCVIGVSASGRTPYVVGALGRARERGAATVGVSCNAGSPVGAASDIAIDVVVGPELIAGSTRLKAGTAQKIVLNTVSTLVMVRLGKTYGNRMVDVRATNAKLRARALRTVMTVADVPAGDARRALDATAWAAKPAILICMTGTTAEAAQAALAAAGGSLRTALREMTEVS, translated from the coding sequence ATGACTGATGTGGATGCCCTGGGTCGGGAACTGTCGGGGCTGGTCACGGAGGGCGTCGACCCGCAGTTCGCGGCGCTCGATCTGATGTCGACGCCGGAGCTCGTCGCCGCCATGATCTCGCACACCCGCGACGTGACGGCGGCGCTCGACGTCGCCGCGGATGCCATCGGGCGGGCCGTCGACCTCGCCGCCGAGCGCATGGCTCGCGGCGGGCGCCTGCTTTACGTCGGTGCGGGCACCCCGGGCCGTCTCGGCATCCTCGACGCGAGCGAGATCCCTCCCACGTTCGGCGAGCCGGCGGACCGCGTCGTCGGCATCATCGCGGGCGGGCCCGCCGCAGTGACCACCGCCGTCGAGAACGCCGAGGACGACGCCCCGGCCGGTGCCGCCGACCTCGAAGCCGCCGCGGTCGGGCCGGACGACTGCGTGATCGGGGTAAGCGCCTCGGGGCGCACGCCTTACGTCGTGGGCGCGCTCGGCCGCGCGAGGGAGCGCGGCGCAGCGACCGTTGGGGTCAGCTGCAACGCCGGATCACCGGTCGGCGCGGCATCCGACATCGCCATCGACGTCGTCGTCGGACCCGAGCTCATCGCCGGCTCCACCCGCCTGAAGGCGGGGACCGCGCAGAAGATCGTGCTCAACACCGTCTCGACGCTCGTCATGGTGCGGCTGGGCAAGACCTACGGCAACCGCATGGTCGACGTGCGCGCGACCAACGCCAAGCTGCGCGCCCGCGCGCTGCGCACCGTGATGACGGTCGCCGACGTGCCCGCCGGTGACGCCCGCCGCGCGCTCGACGCGACGGCGTGGGCCGCGAAGCCCGCGATACTGATATGCATGACGGGGACCACGGCCGAGGCCGCGCAGGCGGCGCTCGCCGCCGCCGGCGGCAGCCTGCGCACGGCGCTGCGTGAGATGACCGAGGTGTCCTGA
- a CDS encoding N-acetylglucosamine kinase: MSVAAVDLGKTGCRVRVGTASAAGVGFPGLADADGAGQALAAVAAAFDRLPDDVREGVTAIGVGAAGAEAARSGAAALATALAGRLCVPAAVASDAVTAHAGAFAGSPGTIVIVGTGTVLITLRDGALVRVDGWGPWLGDEGSGRWIGQEGLRAVLAAHDGRGPRTTLSEHARAVAGPPSALPAWVSGSGAPARQLARFAPSVLSEAGDGDPIAQDIVARAARAVAHACTATTGPYCLLGGIAGAPAFRSPVTALLTAQGAELVDPRGDACDGAEFIARRRGSAYEGSVVRHD, encoded by the coding sequence ATGAGCGTCGCGGCGGTCGACCTGGGCAAGACCGGCTGCCGGGTGCGCGTCGGCACGGCCTCTGCGGCGGGCGTGGGCTTTCCCGGCCTGGCCGACGCCGACGGGGCCGGCCAGGCACTGGCGGCCGTCGCCGCCGCGTTCGACCGCCTGCCCGACGACGTTCGCGAGGGCGTCACCGCGATCGGAGTGGGAGCGGCAGGAGCCGAGGCCGCCCGCTCCGGAGCTGCGGCACTGGCGACGGCGCTGGCGGGGCGCCTGTGCGTGCCCGCGGCCGTCGCGAGCGACGCTGTCACGGCGCATGCGGGAGCCTTCGCCGGCTCGCCCGGCACGATCGTCATCGTCGGCACCGGCACCGTGCTGATCACCCTGCGCGATGGTGCGCTCGTGAGGGTCGACGGGTGGGGGCCGTGGCTCGGCGACGAGGGGAGCGGACGATGGATCGGGCAGGAGGGTCTGCGGGCGGTGCTCGCCGCGCATGACGGCCGCGGACCGCGCACGACGCTGAGCGAGCACGCGCGGGCGGTTGCCGGACCGCCATCGGCGCTCCCCGCCTGGGTCTCCGGCAGCGGCGCCCCTGCTCGGCAGCTCGCGCGATTCGCCCCCTCGGTGCTCAGCGAGGCCGGTGACGGCGACCCCATCGCTCAGGACATCGTCGCGCGCGCCGCCCGGGCGGTGGCCCATGCGTGCACGGCGACCACCGGACCGTACTGTCTGCTCGGCGGCATCGCGGGCGCCCCCGCGTTCCGTTCACCGGTGACGGCTCTCCTCACGGCCCAGGGCGCAGAACTCGTCGATCCCCGCGGAGATGCATGCGACGGTGCGGAATTCATCGCGCGCCGACGGGGATCGGCCTACGAAGGAAGCGTGGTACGCCATGACTGA